One genomic region from Cydia pomonella isolate Wapato2018A chromosome 4, ilCydPomo1, whole genome shotgun sequence encodes:
- the LOC133516994 gene encoding S-phase kinase-associated protein 1 — translation MPNIKLQSSDNEIFDVDVEIAKCSVTIKTMLEDLGMDEDEEESVPLPNVNSAILKKVIQWATYHKDDPPLQDDDENKEKRTDDISSWDADFLKVDQGTLFELILAANYLDIKGLLDVTCKTVANMIKGKTPEEIRKTFNIKNDFTAAEEDQVRKENEWCEEK, via the coding sequence ATGCcgaacataaagttacagtcgTCCGATAACGAGATTTTCGATGTCGATGTTGAAATAGCTAAATGTTCCGtcacaatcaaaacaatgttgGAAGATCTTGGCATGGACGAAGATGAGGAAGAATCGGTACCCTTACCTAATGTAAATTCTGCTATTTTGAAGAAGGTGATCCAATGGGCTACGTACCATAAAGACGATCCACCCCTACAAGACGATGACGAGAACAAAGAGAAAAGGACAGACGACATTTCATCCTGGGATGCCGATTTCTTGAAAGTTGATCAGGGAACCCTGTTTGAACTCATCTTAGCGGCgaattatttagatatcaaagGTTTATTGGATGTGACATGCAAGACGGTTGCAAATATGATTAAGGGCaaaactccagaggagatacgCAAGACGTTCAATATCAAGAATGATTTCACGGCCGCGGAGGAAGATCAGGTGCGCAAGGAGAATGAGTGGTGCGAGGAGAAGTAA